From Solanum lycopersicum chromosome 4, SLM_r2.1:
ATATAATCCCTTTGGGTGGGGTGAGAgcttttttaattgttgttaGATTTGTGTTTCGTTAGTGTTTGTTGGTATTAAGTCACTGTCTTATTGATACACCCACTTTTTTTGTCTGGGTGTTCGGCTGTTTGCTGtatgttttctttaatttgtttagAGGATTtgtatgttaatatttttttttactctgggtatgttgtttgttgtatataataatactaaatGTAGAGAATCTCAAAATCATTAGTACTGACTACTACCCTAATTGGTTTTAAAGACACATTAATTGAGTATTGAAATGAAATGAGGCCCAGATGGAGCAGAATGAATTTTGAGGATTCATATATTCAACTCCGACTATTCAGAAACTGAGGTGTAGTAGTTGTTGCTATTGTTGCCTttatgaaaatacaaagtaaATTCTGTGTATATAAGAATACGAAATATCTATgtgagagtttctctaaccTAAAATCATCACTATGATCTATGTGATGATATAACGTCTAACCACGCTGCTATAGACGCCATATACTTTTTTGGGGTATGGAACctactactaagtggatccactagtctatgctaaataattaaggaatcatctaaaaagtatgacccttaaACCCACGTTGGCTGCATAATTAATGGGGGttgtgagttgtctgaactcttCCCCATATCAAGTTAGTCATGGTTAACGACTAACTTGAATTTGTTAGATTGTTTGACAAGGTGTactatatgtttaaaaaaaaacatgtagtTTTAATTTGTATCATCTGCTCTTTTTTCCAAGTACAATAACAGATATAATTCAAGTTTCTTTGTTGCAGAATGAAAGCTATTTTACATTACGTGATTTGAAGGGAAGCAGGCTCTCCGGTAGTGTTTTTAACATACTTTTTAACCTCAATAAGTTCATGGCTTTTGAAACCCGCGACCCCTTCCTAATTCGTCAGGTAATTGAAAGGCTAatatatagtttataatgtAGTTCCGGTGTTGCTTGGCTGTTGTTACCAACGGTTGACATGAGTTTATTCTTGTTTCCAGGAGCGTGAGAACCCAAATCTGACTGAATGGGATCGCTTCGCTCACAGAGAATATATTAGGCTCTCAATGGAGGAAGATGCAGAGGATGCCTCCAATGGAAGTGCAGATGTCTGGGATGAATCACTTGAGGCTCCCTTCTGAGTTCTAGTCTGTGAGATAGAATGGTATGGAGAATGCAGTTACTTAGAATAACCTAAGGCTGCATCTACATACATCGATAGTTCTGCCACccattattttttctcatgCCATGTCTCCATCTCTGATCATGCTGTAAAACACTTTGTTCACCGTTGATGCATATTTATTTATGTGGAAGAAAGTCTTATAGTAGCTACTGAGAGTTTGTTGACATTACATAACCGTAGCTGTAAGATGCACGTTTATGGAGTTGCATATACTGTTAAAGCATGCTGTTATAGTAGAAATAGATGCTTTTGCTAAATTACAGGAatataggagaaaaataaatactcaTGACTGAGCATCAGTATCAAATGCTCTCAAATTACTGAAAATTCATGAAGCAGAATGGTTTGTCATTCGTCACCCAAGGTAATGTGAATTCACTTATAAAAGAGAGATTTTAGGTGGCTCAGGATAGTATCcacattttcttgatttttcagtCGACACAAGGTACATCTATTGTGTTCATGCCACATTCAGGATGCAGTTAGTTTATGTGGCATGTAGAAATTTTTATGACCTGGCCTCTTCCTGCTTGTAGATATATTACCGCTTCTTATTTGATATGTGAGTTAATGTTGGAAATGGCCTCGCACGATTTAATATTGTTTTCTCCATTTGTCAAGCAGCCTGACCTTATGCTGTTCTTTCTTCAGCCAGGTGTGCCTATTAGCAAATCTTGTTTCAAGCTGGCTATTGAGTTGCAAAGAGTTAGTTTGCACGGAACAGTCAAGTGGGACAAGCTTATCCGTGTGTGTCACCAAGATGTTATTATGAGATAGCCGAGGAGGAAATGTTTGTTTGAACTGCATAGAGTATGCTCTCATGAAGTATAAGGGCATGCTAGTGTTGGAAGCTCCTGACTTGAAACATCAAGGGCTTTGCAAGTGCGCCGATTGGTGATAGATGATTAATGAAAAACTAGATTCCAGTAGTTCATAACTTCGCTCCACGCTTGTTCCCTCTTTAGCTGTACCAAGTccatatttcttatttatttgttctagTGCCGATTTTTGGTGGTTGCAAATACAGTTTTTCTTGAAGAGGTTTAGTATGGCTAGTCCCACAGCCCATGTGGATCAGCTTTTTGCTCCTTCTATtattcttttgtggattagactcTTCTTTTAGTGGCATGTGAATCATGGTAGTTCTGTATTGACTGTGTAATGATATATGGCTTCCCTATTTCTGTCAGCCTTTCTAATCTGATGTTAGAGGTTGGATACATACAGTTAGTTGAGTGATGGTATTTGAACAGTTAACAGGCCATCAACACATCTGCATCGAGATTACTGTTGTAAAATAGAAACAATCTCTCTACCCTACAAAGGTAGGTGTAAGGTTTGCACAGATTCTACCCTCTCCAGACTCCATCACATTGAGTGTGTTGTTTCACTATAGTAAAAACTCATCGACATCGTAAGGAGGTTGAATTATCAAGAGATCCAAGtttaaactttgaaaaatagCGAGAATTGTGTTTTGAAGCTTGCAAATTAAGGTTTAGGTTAAGCTTTATCACATGTCAAGAAGTAAACTGGATGTTTAAATTTGGCTAACATATCAATTAGCCAAATAACATAGAATAAGCGTTTTATGTAACATGGTTCATTGAAGCGCTAAGTTtatgaatgaacaaaaaaatcgTCTTAAGATttgcaatataaaataattttttggtatttatgtgatgataaataatttcataaaagtaaGTAAGAGttttaaagtttaatttatttgtaaatatgGAAAGACAATATTAACAAACTTAAAAATAGTGTATTGAGTCAAAAAaggtttttaattaaatataaatattagtaaaCAGCTGACTAATCATCTTACTGGTCCTAATGTTTTTATAATGGGTTTGAATTAGTCGAGTTACTTGCGGACTAACTTGATTAAtcgattaatatttttataataaatttgaattattcgcAGGCTCACTTGGTCGATCGACTCAAGGAACGGAGACGTCACAAAACTCGAAGAAAATCCACGCAATGTTTTTTATTCTCACTCTTTAGTCAAACaaagaaagacaaaataaaCTGTCCTCTCTTTTTCAAAAACCCTACTTCGCCGGCGCTATCTTGTCGGAGAAGTAGACTGTTACTGGCCGGAGGCGGTGTTAAACAATATGAAAGTCGTTGCTTTAGTCAGTGGTGGCAAGGACAGTTGCTATGCCATGATGAAATGCATTCAATATGGTCACGAGGTTCTCAAATTTTGTCTCTTTGCCTAAGTGTTTGATGATTTCGTCGCTTGTTATTGTGCTCTTATTCTGGTAATTTTCAGATTGTTGCGTTGGCCAATTTGATTCCTGCTGATGATGCAATCGATGAGCTTGATAGCTACATGTATCAAACAGtgagttttttttctcttcattttctctTTAAATGCTGAAAAAGGATATGGTGACACTTTTGTGAGCAGGAGCGAAGCTAGCATTTGGTTATGAGTTCGTCCAAAAAAGCTAGTAACTTTGGTCCAAACCTTGTACAAATTATTACTCCCACTTTCAGTTTGTTTGTCTTAATTTTCTCCATTTCAAAAAGCATATGtctctttcttttatttgatcaactcttTTATTCTAACTTTGCCCACCGCATGTTTTAAGACCGCAAGATTCTAAAGTCTATTTACTTTCTTACACTTCGTGCGAAGTTAAAATCAGCAAACGAAATCCAATCAGAATAATCTACTGCCTTACTGGAATCAGTATAATAGTAATAAGACAGCTGAAGAGAGGATGACGTAGACAAGaatcaacaaattaaaatggaGTAATTTAGAACCTTGTAACTTTAGGATTAGAATCCTGAATgcataaacttcaaattttgtCTCCTACCCTGCCTCTGCTTTTTAAGTCCCAACATATTTTCTATATGCATAACCTTCAGAGGATCTGTTATAGTTGGATTATTTTGTTGAAAAGGTGTTGAATTAGAGAAGTTCATTGTATATGAATGTGAAAATGGAACTAATGCTTAAGGGGAACATCCTTCTTGCAAAACTCAATCTGATTGAAGtttatcaaaatgaaaaaaaaaatgatcttttggTTAGTTATAAGCTGCTATATCTGGATGATAAAATGAGAGGATGTCCCCTTAATGGGTTGTCGATAGGCAGCAATAGATGAGATTGAAACAGTCAGAAGGTTCACCCCTCACCCGGGTGGACTGGGGAGTTGAGACTTCCTTGCTCTTTTTCTTTGAGATAGTTAACATTTTATAGACAACAATACACCAACGGTTTATTTCAGTAGTAATTACATCAAGAGTATACAATACGCAAAACCAAAAGATATATCATCTACACCCCCTCTTAAACTATCTAAAAAGTGAGTAATAGCCTCCACCTCTTTGGGAAGGACATGGATACACCAAAAATAGAGGGTTATAAGGCAGTTCAACTTCAAACTCTTGAAAGTGATGCTCTTGTTTTTGAAGCTACTCTGCTTCCTTTCCTTCTAAATTGTCCACTAGATGCAAGCAAGGACAATCTTTCACCTTTCCTTGTGACCTGATGTATTCCTTTCTCTATTCCAGCATGCTAGAAAATCTGAGGTGTGTCTTGGCATGGACCAACTGATTCCCCTCAAATTCAAAAAGTCCTGCCATAGTTTCTCTGTCACTCTGCAAGGAGGAAGAGATGTTTGTtgtctctttttctctttcacAAAAAAAGCACCTGGAGCATAactttctttcccttttcattTGATTGTTCGGAGTTAGTACTGCTTCCCTAGCTACCAACCAGGTGAAACAAGCCACCTTGTGAGTTACATTAATTTTCCATATCATCTTCCAAGGTCATGGTAGAAACACTTCAGCTGGCATGTCAAGATGTCTATAAGCTGATTTTATTGTGAACTTCCCATTGTTGGCCCTCGACCATTGTAAACTATCCTCATTTGTGTTAAGGTTGTTTGCCTACTCCAAGGACTTGTGGAAATCTGCTAATTTGTCTATTTCCCAGTCATTCAACCTTCTCCTAAAAGATAGATTCCATCCTTGGTTGTCTCTGACTTCTGCTTCTACTGTTGCTTCCTTCTGTTGGTTCAGATTATAAATCTCAGGATGCAACTGTTTCAGGGAGTATTGTCCAACCCACACATCATTCCGGAAGAATGTCTTCCTTCCATTTCCTATATCAATTTTTGAATTTCCCCATATTTTAGACCATAAGTTCCTGATTGTTCCCCATAAACCAACCCCATAAGGGCTTCTATCTTCCTCAGTAATCCATAAGTCGTCCATTGCAAATCTGGAGATTATAACATCTTTCCACAGACCTTGTTCTACAGAAGCAAACCTTCACAGTTACTTCAAGATGAGACTCTGGTTTTGAACTTTGAGATTTTTTATGCCCATTCcccttctttttttgttgtttaacaCCTCATCCCATTTCACCTAGTGATATTCCCCCTCTCCATTTGCTTGCCATAAAAAGTTTTTCCTAATGGATTCTAACTTCTTTAAAACACTCCCTGACATAGGGAATAAAGACTTCATGTAGGTTGGCATAGCATCAAGCACACTATTAATTAGTGTCAATCTTCCACCCAAGGATAGGTATTGGCTTATCCAATTTACCTGTATTTTTTCACACTTCTCCACCACTGCATTCCATATGTTCTTTGATTTACTGTTTGCTCCTGCATCCCTGGTAAGTGATAGGCATTTCTCCCACTTTACCTCTATGATGCCAGCTAGTCTGTTGATATCTGGGACTTCATTCACGGGGTAGACAAAACTTTTGCCCCAGTTTATATGTAGTCCAGAGACAGCTTCAGACAATATAGATATGATCCTTAGATGCTTTAGTTGTTCTTCCTCTGCACCACACTACACTAGGGTGTCGTCGTCATACTGCAAATGGGAGATTGATAAGCCCCTGGTGGCACTATCATTCATCCAGAACCCTCTTATCATGTTATTTGATTGTGCTGTTTCAACGTGTCACTTAGTCCTCCCATAGCTAGTATAAAAAGGAAGTGGGAGAGGGGATCCCCTCGCCTTAATCTTCCTTCAGAGGGAAAGAAACCAGAGGGgtatcatttaataaaattgagAATTTGACTGTTCTCTCACTGTACTTCAACCTTTTTATCCACCTATTTTCAAAACCCATCCTATCCAGTGTTTACCACATAAAGTCCCAGTTGAGGTGATCATCGGCCTTTTCTATCTCCAACCTACATAGAATTCCAGTAACTTTAGTTATTTTCCTCACATCTACACATTCATTGGCTATAAGTATGGCATCCATGATATGCCCACCCTTGATGAATGCCAATTGATGCGTATTCACCAGCTTTGACATCACCTTCTTGAGACTTCCTTGCTCTTAGGCCTGCTGTAAGGCCAGTAAGATCAGGAAGAAGGGGATttggttcttttttttcttcagactGACTCTAAAGTCTAATCGTGATTTTAACTCTATTATGATACCTCCCTCTGTCGCAATAGAAACCAAGAATGGAGGTGACTTTGCTACACTTGTTTATAGTTGGAAATTCCACTCGAAGGCCCTAATACTACTGACTTTGTCCATATGAAACCAAGAATGGAGGTGACTTTGCTACACTTGTTTATAGTTGGAAATTCCACTCGAAGGCCCTAATACTACTGACTTTGTCCATGTCATATATATACCTCTAGATGCATTGGGTTATTGATGCGATCATTTGATGATTGAAGATTCTAAAAGGAATGAGTGTACACCTAAAGTTACAGAGAGGACCTAACTAAAAGCAAAATGCAGGTGAAGTAAATTATCTCTATAGACGTTAATAATTGTTGAATTGGTCAGTGTAACACTTACAGCATGTCTAGTATTTTTCAGGATTCCTTTTATCCTGGTTAAACTTGTATGTTTCTGTTGCAATAGTATGAGACTGACATAGAGAATCCAACATTTGCATAAAAGACAAGTTAGTTAGTATTGGAACGATAAAACCTGAATGCCGAGAATTCATATAGCCACACCTGAACTAATTTCAGGTTGAGTTATAGTTTATTGATCCTCTTTCTAGCATCTTGATGTCTCCCATCAACTAAGGgaaatttcctttctttttttacaaGAATTCTGATCATAAGTTCTGGTAATAAGAAAGATAAGTTATATTCTCCTCCTCTCTTTTATACCATGTTTTCATTTAAATGTTTGGTAACTGTATATGCAGGTTGGGCACCAGATAGTTGTTAGTTATGCTAAATGCATGGGACTCCCGTTATTCCGGAGGCGAATTCGAGGATCCACAAGGCAAGCCCTTTTACAGTCAATTCCCTAAGTTTTAAAATTCTATTACTGGGTTCTTATTAAAGAACTGGAGAGGTGACATTATTATTTCTTGTTGAATGATAGAGATATGAAGTTGTTAATGTTGGTTACGTATATATGTATAgtgagtgagagagagagagagagaggatggGCAAATGATGTTTCTGCAATACTTCTACCTGAATAATCTctgtaaaatgtttgtattaaTGTAATTGTTAACTTGCATATGCCAAACATAAAGAAGTAGCTTCATGCCTACAgcacaaatttttatttataatgttCTATTTATAACTTTTCTAGTTGGATTTTGCAGGCATCATGACCTAAGCTACAGTATGACTCCGGGTGATGAAGTTGAAGATATGTTTATATTGttgaaagaagtaaaaagaCAGATACCCTCTGTTACAGCAGTATCTTCTGGTGCAATTGCATCTGACTACCAGAGATTACGAGTGGAAAGTGTATGTTCAAGGTTAGGGCTCGTTTCATTGGCGTACCTATGGAAGCAAGATCAATCTTTTCTTCTGCAGGAAATGGTAAATTTGTGTTAGAAATAGAGAAAACATTAATTGCTAGTATAACTTTGATCTGaagttttcttcttttcttttgtccCTCCACTCCCATGGCAGATAAAAAATGGAATTATTGCAATAGCAGTGAAGGTAGGAATCTCCTAATCTGTGAGGTCTTTTTATTAGTGATTTCACATGTAAACATTATACATGTGGGATTCGTGATTTTTTTTGGTCACTCTATACGAGATCAATTGATGACTTGAGAACCCCTCAAAACACTAAACTCTATACTTCTGAATCTTTTCAGGTTGCTGCTATTGGACTGAACCCCTCAAAACACTTGGGAAAAGAGATAGCATACCTGGAGCCCCATCTCCACAAGCTAAAAGAGTATGATATGGTTAGCAAAAATTTTGGCTTTGTTTTACTTCACTTTTTTCGCATTTTTACGTCAATTTTTTTGGCAGGTTATATGGAATAAATGTCTGTGGTgaaggtggagaatatgaaacATTAACGTTTGATTGCCCTCTATTTAAGGCAAGTATTTCATCTCTCTCCTTTCGGATGGTCTGCATAGAGAATATATGGTTGTACTATGTGGTCTCAAAAAGAAAGATAGCTTAACTACTACTACTGTGATAAAATATTACCAAACACCTCTGGAGAATATTTATCCATCTGatccataattttttattgtgtTGCATTTTCAGAAAATGCATTTTTGTTGGGAtaaattaatttctaaattttggTGGGAAAATTTTGTGTAGTCCTTTTGGATTTAGTAAAGCTCATTGTGACCTTCAAAAGTCAAATGAAGCAAAAAGATGTGAGACAGGGAATGAAATTTGGTGCTTTGAAATTACATTCATCTTCTTTCTTTATCATGTTTAATTTTTCAACTCTCCCAGCTTTCTGATTGAAAGGTAAAAATTGACATTCAAAGTCAACTGAAGCAAAATGATGTGACGTTGAGTATGAATTTAGTGCTTAAAAGTTACATCCCTCTTTTTCTATCACTCGTCTAATGTTCAACTCTCCCAGAATGCTCGAATTGTGCTGGATGAATTTCAAATCGTCTTGCATTCTCCAGATTCCATAGCCCCTGTTGGCATCCTCCACCCCCTTGCATTCCATCTGGAAAATAAGGTAGAGTCAATATCTTCAAATGGCATTGATGAAGCCAGCAATTTGGATACAGTATTTGAAGTGGAAGGAGATGTCCAACAAGAAGGTGAAGCTGCTAGTGAATTTGTTGCTGTAAGGTCTGAGCGGTCAGGTGTTACTAAACAGGAGCTCAAAGTTTCTAAAACAATGAAGGATAATGTCTTTTCTATTTCTTGCTGGCTCCAAGACTCCAGTAAAAATTCATCAGGTAAAACATTTGAAGTTACTGTAGGAGGTTAATATTATCAGTGGAATCATATTGTGTATACtgctatattttctttttgatctaGTTCCTGTGTCTCTTTAGGATCTCTCTTGTTCTCAATGCTTTTAGCCTTGTTATTGCCAGATCTGCAGGAGGATCTGGAGGTTGTTCTAATGAGAATTGAAGCTCTGCTCGTGGAAAATGGTTCCTCTTGGGAAAATGTACTGTATATCCATCTTTATATTGCTGATATGGATGAGTTTGCCGTGGCAAATGAGACCTATGTCAGATTTATTACTCAAGAGAAGTGTCGTTATGGTGTACCATCACGGTCCACCATTGAGCTCCCTCTATTGCTAGTTGGTCTAGGGAGGGCATACATTGAAGTTTTAGTGGCAAATGATCCCACTAAAAAGGTCTTACATGTACAAAGTATTTCTTGCTGGGCTCCTAGCTGTATTGGTCCATACAGTCAGGTACTGATCTTAAATAGTGAATGGGACCAGCACGCTTATCCTTTTCAATCTGTCTTGCTTTTGACTTGAATATGAAGCATATAATTAACTAGGTATTTATGGCTTCTGTTACTATCAGGAGAATAATCATCTTGAAAATTTGCTTCTCATTTATTTACCACATCATTATGTTGCAGGCAACTTTGCACAATGAGATACTACACATGGCAGGACAGCTGGGGCTTGACCCAGCAACTATGTTGCTCTGTGAAGGAGGTCCTGTTGCGGAACTTGAACAGGCATTGGAAAACAGTGAAGCAGTTGCTAGAAGCTTTAATTGTTCAATATCTACGTCAGCCATGGTTTTTGTGATATATTGTTCAGAATCTATAGAAAAAT
This genomic window contains:
- the LOC101245449 gene encoding diphthine--ammonia ligase is translated as MKVVALVSGGKDSCYAMMKCIQYGHEIVALANLIPADDAIDELDSYMYQTVGHQIVVSYAKCMGLPLFRRRIRGSTRHHDLSYSMTPGDEVEDMFILLKEVKRQIPSVTAVSSGAIASDYQRLRVESVCSRLGLVSLAYLWKQDQSFLLQEMIKNGIIAIAVKVAAIGLNPSKHLGKEIAYLEPHLHKLKELYGINVCGEGGEYETLTFDCPLFKNARIVLDEFQIVLHSPDSIAPVGILHPLAFHLENKVESISSNGIDEASNLDTVFEVEGDVQQEGEAASEFVAVRSERSGVTKQELKVSKTMKDNVFSISCWLQDSSKNSSDLQEDLEVVLMRIEALLVENGSSWENVLYIHLYIADMDEFAVANETYVRFITQEKCRYGVPSRSTIELPLLLVGLGRAYIEVLVANDPTKKVLHVQSISCWAPSCIGPYSQATLHNEILHMAGQLGLDPATMLLCEGGPVAELEQALENSEAVARSFNCSISTSAMVFVIYCSESIEKSERIIVQKKTETLLKQMKSNHADGTKKSKVLDPIFLYVLVPDLPKRALVEVKPMFYTGEYLSGPSDLAKQSESTEQDYCGHDISLQKCVVYGKICTVILSVTEELAGKICSLASVACPANVMSKSLVEKEQVILIARFCISRFDKVLSENNFSWDDIMNFRLYFASNLNISHGTLSAIFSDVFNELVQMSRVDAEPILNIVPVLGAGRSLSTLDDIFTCELIASKC